The region AAGGATTTTGGATGCAAGAAAATCTTATCGGTTTTTGACAAGTCCAAACATATGCCTTGTACTGATTCCTTCCCCTAAAAATCAGGTGTCAAGAATGAGGGTCCATATTGAATatagaaaattatattaatgaAGAAAGATAACAATTCATATCGATAAGAGAAGTACATTACTTAGAAGTTGTTACgacatattattaaataataatctaaTACTCTTCCTGTCATTATATTCATTGACCGTGTGTGACTATTGAGGATGAGAAAATTTAACATCTTACCTTTGTATTTGCTAACATTTGACAGATGACCTTAGAATTCTCCAATCTACTTCCTTCTCTTTGGGCAATATGTCGACCCATTTCCTGTATTAAATCGTGCATATCCAACGTATTGCAGGATCCAATAGTTAAAAGACACTTATCTATCAAGCACATTATTCCCCAGCTTGAACTGAAACCACAGCCATTTAGTATATCTTCCACCCAATATCTCCTTGAACCCTTAAAGAAGCAAGCTATGTCAAGAAATATGTTCTTCGCCTCATTATCTAGTTCATCATAACTTACCTCTAGGATTTTCTGAATTTTCAAGTCAGGAGATTGTTTCAGTTTGTCCAATACAAATTCCCACTCTCTTGGCGACCTTTTGCATAGATGGGAACCCAACACTTTAAGAGCTAACGGAACACCTTTAGAGTAATTGAGAGCTCTTGCTAACAAATTTGTATAATTCTCTGGAGGGTGCTCATCTTTGAAAGCCTTCAAAATCAGCAGTCGATGCGCATCAATGTCATCTAATCCTTTAACCTCGTATATACTATCAGCCATATTTAGAAGTACTTGTTTATCTCTACTTGTCACAATAACTCTGCTTCCTGGACAAAACCAACTACGATTTCCAGCTAGAACCTCTAATTGTTCAGAGTCACTTACATCATCAAGAACAACAATGACCTTCTTTCTTCTAAGTCTATTTACAACAGAAGTCGGAAGCACATGAGACATTTCTATACTCAAAATATCATCACCCAAAATCTTTGAAAACAAACATTTTCTAAGATGAATTAATCCACTTTTTGATGACTCTTCCCTAACATTGCTTAGAATGCAACACCCATCATATTGGTTAGACATTTGACTAACAAGGGCTTCCGCAATGGTTGTTTTCCCTATACCACCCATTCCCCAAAGCCCAAGAACACGAACATCTAGCGACTCTATGCAGAGTAATGGTAGAATCTGCCAAATGTGCGAGTCAATCCCAACCAAATCATTGCAAATACTATAGGAGGCAGGAGAAATTTTGTTGATAATGTCTTTAACAACCACTTCAACTAATTTGGAATCCGGCCTAAAAGTACAAGAACAGCATATAACATTAAATAACTTGCTCCAAAACTACAATGACTAAATAAgtagaacaaaaataaaagaaaaaattgattacCTGTAATTTTGTGAATCCCAACCTGAAAGAGTGGCGGCCTCCGTCAACGCTTTTCTCCATTTAGCCATACTATGACTATGCTCTGCTTCAAGCTCCTCAAAGGCGTCTCCGAATATTCCAGTCTGGTGTTGAACATGAGATGGATCAACATTGTAGAAAATGGGCAGAACAGTCCGACCCGTCAGTTCTCTGCACTCAATAATTTTGACGAGTTCATCCAAACACCACGGAGAAGTTGCATAGCGTTTCGAGAAAACAATTACTGAAAGCTGAGACTCTTGGATGACTTTCATGAGCGACGATTCAATTTTTTCTCCTCTATGGATCCTATCGTCTATGAAAGTTTCGATTTTGTTGTCTAACAGTTTCTGGCGAAGGTGGCTAGTGAAATTGTCGCGGGTATCAGCTCCTCTAAAACTAAGAAAAACGTCGTAAATTGTTTTAGCAGATGAAGTCGAcgccattttttattttaagaagcTGAAAAGAATGTGTTTGAGAAACTGATGGTGAAGACTGAAGAACAAGCTTTGTTGACGGTTGACTTTCTATTTCACTACTAATTAATTCCGGATAAAGGGTCGTTTTCACCCCTTAGCTTGTACAAAGACGTTTTCAATTCTTTTAGCCATTTTGACTTTCTTCTATTAGCCAATAATAATCACTCTTTTAGCTACGTCATGTGTGTGATTTGGTTAATTTAAAGTAATGGTCCCTAAACTATCTTCTATTACaaaattgtttttaaactttaattcatGTGcaattatctttaaatttttatttaatattttagttatcttatcTCTGAGGTATATTTTTTCTAACTCTATTAATTTTGTATGATGTGTTatctgattttataaaaaaaattaagtagacTCCATTCACCACATCATACATGGACTACGTTTATTATATAATGtcatgtcattaaaataatgtcactgtcgtaatattactattcaaatgtataaaaaaaaataacaaaattaagtTAGTGACACTATTTTTAATGACAATGTTATAATATGATAGGCTATTCCACACATATCATGGTAGACTATGCCTTAGAATTTCTCCTGATTTCATAGTCCATTCCGCAATATGTTAGctagaaaaaaaatatcatattgaacatttaaaaaaatcttatcCGCAGCCGTTCCGTCGCACACTCACCCACCTTCCGTCACCATCATTCAGCATCTCAGACGAACCCCAGCTGGGTTCATTTGAGCTGCTGCGACGAACAATTCATTGCAACTAAGGATCAATTTACAATCAAAAACAGTGAAAAGAGCCATTACAACAACTTAAAACACATCCATTACAACAACTTAAAAACAGAGAAAAGAAACTGACGAGCTCCCGGGCAGCTTCTTGTTTGAAAACAAAGGTTCAACGGCAACAACGGTTCAGCGATTAGGAGCATCGGTTCAGACCAATAAACGTCGTTGGTCTCGGAGCCCCAAGAACTGGGGAGAGCGAGTGGTGTGGAGTTAGCGCTGACAGCCCTAGATTACGAGAAATACTTGATTAAAATGTCAGCCCTAGCTTCAAGAGTTTAGGTAACAGGGTTTGTTTCCCAAGTACCTCTGCAATAAAGGAACAAGAATTGCGTAGCTTCAACATGATTAAAACGTGTTTATGATTGTAATAGATATCAAAACTGCAGGTCTGTAcatgaataaaaaaatggaaatatcACCAGTTTTTACCCCATTTGACAATTACCTGATCACACACTAACCATCTCAACAATCACCTGATCCAACAAACACAGAAAACTCAATTTAGTATATACTTTTCTAGCATCAAGACTTGAATCAATTGGAGTATCAACTTTTTGAGTTATATTTCCATGATACcaaaaaattgatagatttATTATCCATTCATCATGCATTACAAAATTGTTTCATATCGAGTTGAACATGCTCGTCATAACATTTTGGATTCACAAACTCAGTAACACCAAACTTCTTGGCTTCCAATGACGAAAATTGAAACATATGCATAATTATAGTTAGTTATatcttcttaaaaaattaataataagatACATTACCTTCTTGAAAACAACTGGGATTTAAATCAACACAAATTATTCTTTATATCATGAAAGCACCAAGCACAACTTACAGCAAGGTCAACAGCACCCCGTCCAAAAATTGCAGCAAACTGACCTTGTTTTTTGCAACATTCAGAGTGGCACCGGGACCTTAAGAAAAACAAAGCCACATTTATCCCTGTTTAGGAAGCAATGACATAGGAGAAGCTAAAATGGAGATGCAAAGGGATTAAAAACAAACTTCAAAAGAACGTGCGATACAACCATTTAAAAACTCTCCACAAActgagatgttctctattttcTAATACCAAAATTCCATGAATAAAGTTTCACTTCCGAGCTCAAAAGTGTAACTGCAGAACTCCACAAAATGCAGTGAAATTCAATGGAAAAAAGTACacaaaaataatactattttctGATGCTCAAATGGGTTTGAAATTGAGGGAATCTTGAACTGATTAGCAATAAATAAACCTGCATAGCTTATGGTGTTTGTGATATACAAGGCAAAGGGAAGAAAAAGCACCATGCTTTAAATCCTAATGAACATTTTGCTGATCTTCTTGTCGCAAGAACGAGTCAGATCAGAACTATGAAATCAGAATCAGTAAGCAACATATTTCCTTGTCACTGTCAGGAACCATAAAATTTCTGATTTCAGACTGTGTTCTCCCTTGGCTTCTCGGAAAATGGTTCTGGCTAGCACAATAACGCTAGCTAGCGTACTGCCTATCTCAGGTTTTACATTTATTACAGTTTCATCAGTTTTCTTGAAAGTGCTGCAGTAGTACTTCAATGAACTGAGCATtgctttcaaattttaaaatttccttCTTTGCTTTCATTTAAGTCAGCCAACTCTTTTCCCAGATGATCAAACTGGTTCACTTCTTCTTCATATATACAGTGATTtaagtataaatttataaacactAATCACTATCTCCTTCTTCTTCGTCGCACTCGTCTTCATCTTCATTAGACTCTTCGAATTCAGAATCATATTCTAGCTCATCTGACTGAAGTTCATTATTCCATTCGTCTACTTCGTCCTCATCTTCATAGCTCTCTTCCGATTCCAAATCAAGATCTAGCTCATTTgcatcttcttcatcttcatcatccATTGAGTCGaattcatcttcatcttcatttgCCTTCAGATCATGTTCGGAATTATCTGATTACCAATGTATAAATGCGTTAATTAATTGTAGATTGATCATAAAATTGCTAAACTAGTTCATAGATCAAAACAGAAGTTCGTTAGGAATAGGATTACATGCAAAAATGGAGGAAAAAAAGCATAGAATCAACTAGCTAGAAGGTTGAACACAAAACAACCAGCTTcaccaaaaattataaaaatgacagCCAATAACCAACAATGATTTAATGAAACTCTCTGATGGCAACTAAATAGTTCTTAGAAAAAGTTGCTGGATTATTCTAATATATTGTACTTAGTAGCACATAATGATAAAACTGGTGAAACTTAATTTTCATATATGCAAAGTTAAAGAAGCCAAAATAACAGTAATTACAGTGATTAAAAAGTTAAGGCATCTTATAAAGTTCACAAGCCTAGAAAGTTATGGCAAAATTGCAATTGATGGTGACAATAACCAGAAATTAAGAAGCCATCTATACCAACCAGGTAACAGGGTTTGATGGTTTTCTTGATACTTGAATGATACACAATCTAGCATACAGGGTTTACTTAATATCAAAAAATAGAACTAGCATGGAAACAGCAAATTCGGCCAATTTTAACCTACAATGCCAATCTGTTCACTTGTGCAACAAAATATCTATTGAGAAAATGGAAACCAGTGACGATGGTCTTAACTCGTACACTCATTGATATAGAGAAAATAAATGTTGAGCATTTTATAGGAATAGAATCACAGTAAATGGAGTGCAATAGTAATGTAGCATTGAGTGAATAAGGCTTGGAATACTAAGAAAAATTAGAACGATGAATAATGTGCAGTAAGGGCTAAAATGCACTGAATCATGTTCACATTTTCGATACAAGAGTTCAGGTACCTACAGAAACAAAATGTGCGCATTGCCAGCTCTATAAAACTAGAATCAATCCAGAGCATCGTATATCTTTAATAGATTCAGCAGCAGAAAAAATGATGAATAATGTAGTTGGGAATGCAAAGCAGGCTGTACAAAAATAGAATTTGAGAAACAACTTACACGAGGAGGTTGAAGGAACTAAAGCAGCATTCTTTCCTTTCATTCTTTTAGGGAGCGGTTCCTCTTCATTGCTTCTAATGCATCTCTTTTTGTTGGTTACTCTGCTTCTATTCCATTCTTTCTGCACATCTGCATCATATATCACATGCAACCCACATTTTTTCACCTTTAATTCTTTCCTGTTGATTCCCGTTCCACTAAAAACACGGAAATCAAATGAAGCTTCGATGACACTGAAACCATTTTCTAAGAGCCATTTGTTTTTACCAGAATCACAATTTAAGTCATACCAAAGAAACACATGTTCTGATTCAGGCACAGCATAATGATGATCCTTGCATTTACTAAAGTACAAATGTTCTTCACCTTTAGCATTTTCGAAGTGGCAATCACATCTAAAAGAGATCCAGTTGGAAGAGGCGGAGTTTAATTGTGGCTcaagaacaaaagaaaaggcAAAACCAAGGAACATAGTGGTAAAGCTAAAAGGAGGGAACACAGTTGTTATTAAAGATCCTTGGCTTTGATAGCTGTACCACTCTGGTATTTCACTTCCTGGTATACAAGCTTCATAAGAAACTCCGAAGTGCTTCTTCTGCAAAAAAGGcgattaaataacaaaaatcaaaGTGCTAGAATAAATCTTCGAAGGAAGAAAGTACTAAGAGAGCTTACAGCATCAATAAAAGCAATGGCTAATTCTTCCAAAAGCAACCATGCATCTGCAAGAATATTGGAAAGAGAATTGTCGTCCAAGTTCACGCAATTACAGTAATTGAACCGGTGATAGTAAGTTAAAACTGTGGATACAGTATGATAAGATGATTCTATAGTTCCCAAAGATGTACAATTTTCAACTTGGAGTTGTCTTAGCTGTTGTGGAAGCTTAGGCAAACTTTGTAGTCTCTTGCAGTTCTCTAGACTCAATATCTCTAATGATAATAAAGAGACGATGTCACTGGGAATCTCTACAAGTGAAGTCCCATCAAGCCTTAGCTTCTCTAAAGAATCCAAACCTTGTAGAGGCGGCAATTCCTCAAGTTTTGAGCAGCCACTAAGATCAAGCTTTTCTAAGGAGCACAAACCATATAACAGAGGCAATTTGGAAAATTTTGAGCAGCCTCTGAGTTTAAGTATTTGAAGGTATTCCAACTCGCAAATGCTATCTGGGAGAGTCTCGAGACTTTTACAGTCGACCATGATCAAAGAAACAAGTAATGGTGATATATATCCAATTGAAGATGGTAGTTCTTCTATCGCAGTCTTACTTAAATCCAATTTTTCTACGTTTCCTTCTATCTCTGGCAGCTTAACAAGATTTTGGCAGCCGCTGAGATTAAGTCGTGAGGGATCTTCATCAGAAACGCAGCTTAAACTGAGCTTGATTGGAAGACTTGTAATGTTTATACAATCATACATATCGAAGTAGTCAAGGTCGTCAAGAAATTGAATTGATGGGGACCACTCTACCACTCCAGACTTGCTTATATCAAACCGTTGTATATTTGGCGGAATCTCTGGAAGAGTCTTCAGCTTCTTGCACCCATGTAGACAGAGATGGGTAAGATTATAAAGGAGCTTTATGGATGAGTCGATCTGAGCCAAACTTTCACATAAAAAAAGGTTTATTTCATTCAATCTTGTAGCTGAAGAGAGATTAGGGAGGCTCGTTAGTTGTTGGCAGTGAGAAAGATTCAACTTCTTCAAATTTTGAGGACACTACATGTGTGACAAACAAAAACATTATTGACATTCCTTTTCTAGATAAAAGTTAGCTCAAAAATGTGTTTAAGGATCTATTCAAAGCGCACCTTATCTCCATCCCAAAGGTGTGTGATATTGCTCTTTGGCAATTTAAGTTCAACAAGGTTTTCCATGGAAAATTTTGATGGCAAAGACTTGTAAGGATATTCTTCCCAGTGGATAAGACTTAGCATGCTAGGAAGACACATAAGATACTCCGATTGACCAGATTCAAGCATGAAGACGGGCTTTTGTTCTCTTTGCAAATCATAAGGGCGTCTATAAAATTTGAGCAACCTTAAGTTTGGCATCTGTGAGAAGGCTTTTGGATGCAAGCAAATCTTGTCGACTTTTGACATGTCCAAACATATGCCTTGTACTGATTCCTTTCCCTAAAAATCAAGTGTTAAGAATAATGGTCCATATTgaatatagaaaaatatattaatgaagAAAGATAACAGTTCATATCGATAAGGGAACTGTATTTCTTGGAAGTTGGTACGACATattgtttaataatatttactgTTGATGTCATATTCATTGACTGTGACTATGAAGATGAGAAAGTTTAACATCTTACCTTCGTATTTGCTAACATGTGACAGATGACCTTACAATCCACCAATCTACTGCCTTCTCTTTGGGCAATATGTCGACCCATTTCCTGTATTAGATCGTGCATTTCCAGCGTATCGTATGATCCAACAGTTAAGAGACACTTATCAATCAGGCACATTATTCCCCAGCTTGAACTGAAACCACAACCATTTAGTATATTTTCCACCCAACATCTGCTTGAACCCTTAAAGAAACAAGCTATGTCAAGAAATATATTCTTCACCTCATTTTCTAGTTCATCATAACTTACCTCTAGGATTTTCTGGATTTTCTGAATTTCCTTGTCAGGAGATTGTTTCAGTTTGTCCAATAAGGATTCCCACTCTCTTGGCGACCTTGTGCATAGATGGGAGCCCAACACTTTAAGAGCTAACGGAACACCTTTAGAGTAATTGACAACCCTTTCTATCAAATTGGTATAAACCTTTGGAGGCTGCTCAGCTTTGAAAGCCTTTATAGTTAACAGTCGCTGTGCATCAATGTCATCTAATCCTTTAACCTCATATATATTGTCAGTAATATTTTGAAGTACTTGTTTATCTCTACTTGTCACAATAACTCGGCTTCCTGGACCAAACCAATTACGATTTCCAGCTAAAACCTCCAACTGTTCAGAGTCATTTACATCATCAAGAACAACAATGACCTTCTTTTTTCTAAGTCTATTCATAACAAAAGTGGGAAGCACACGAGACATTTCTATACTCAAAATATCATCACCCAAAATCTTCGAAAACAAACATTTTCTAAGATGAATTAATCCACTTTTCGATGACTCTTCCCTGACATTACTAAGAAAGCAACATCCATCATATTGGTTAGATATTTGACTAACGAGAGCTTCAGCAATGGTTGTCTTCCCTATACCACCCATTCCCCAAAGCCCAAGAACACGAACATCTATCGACTCCATGCAGAGTAATGGTATAATATGCCGAATATGCGAGTCAATCCCAACCAAATCACTGCAGATACTATAGGAGGTAGGAGAAATTTTGTTCACGATGTCTTTAACAACTACTTCAACTAATTTGGAATCCGGCCTAAAAGTACAAGAACAGCTTAAGAGATTAAAGAAATTGCTCTGAAACTACAAcaagaaaagataaaaattacaatGATAAAGCATCATAGCACTTCTAATTAGAACAAGTCTAGTCcaatttcttaatttttcaGCTTTCCATTTGAATGTACAATCCCAACTGTTCAGTCTAAGGGTACCGCTGCGGATGAGTtaaatctcaatttttaaaattccagTTTCAAACGACTAAGATAAGGAAAatacaataaatttataatgttgAGAGGCAAATTACTAAATGAAAAATGTACCGCTGCAGTCATTTACTAGTGTTTGTTATGTCATATTTACAGCAAGCCGAGCATTTGCAATAGGGAATCATTGATTATTCCCACATGGCAAAGACCACATtgatttgttgcacgaatgtTATAGCACAACTgttgtgttgtataattttcCGTCATTTACTATTGCACACTAATAATCACTCATTCACTACCACCAGCAATTGATCAATTAATAATTGTAATAGAAAATCCTATTGTAATGTATTTCAACAATAAGTATAATAAATATACTGATTTTGATTACCTGTGATTGTTTGAATCCCAACCTGAGAGAGTGGCAGCCTCCGTCAACGCGTTTCTCCATTTAGCCATACTATGACTATGCTCTGCTTCAAGCTCCTCAAACCCATCTCCGAATAATCCAGTCTGGTATTGAACATCAGATGGATCAACATTGTAGAAAATCGGAAGAACAGTTCGACCCATTAGTTCTCTGCACTCAATAATCTTGACGAGTTCATCCAAACACCATGGAGAAGATGCATACCCCTTTGAGAAAACGACGACTGAAATTCGAGACTCTTCGATGACTTGCATGAGCGATGATTCAATTTGTTCACCTCTATCAAGCGTATTGTCTATGaaagtttggatatttttgtcgACCAGTTTTTGGTGAAGGTGGCTGGTGAAATTATGGCGGGTTTCGGCACCTCTAAAACTAAGAAAAACATCATAGCTTGTTTTAGCAGATGAAGTAGATGCCATTGCCATTGTTTTTCAAGAACTTGAAAATAATTGCAGAAAAAAACAAAGATTATACTGAATTATGAGTTTGCTTAGAAACTCATCTTGAGAAACAATGCGTTAATCTGTTTGAACAGCTTCATTGACTTTCTATTATTTCTGTAATAAATCAATAGTGTGTTAGTTAatagttaatttataattttatttaaatttaaaatttagaatatgtaaaattataaaaaaaaatatgtattatttaaaaaaaaattgaatccaCCACTATTCATGACTAATGAGTTCTAAATCAACTCTAAACTTTGTAGTTAGAACTAATTTAGTTTGTTCAATTCGTTGAAGAAAGTAAATAAAGTTACCGAGAAACTTGAGGAATCTTGCACGACAAAATAATCTCACTTTATTGCAAATTGTTGATGTTATTAcaattttctataaatatataaattgtcAACTTACATTTTTTTAAGGATATTATATAACAACTAGGACATTATTGCATTATTGCATTTGACTATGTTTGAGTTTTTTCctataaaaatgtatatttgacaaaatgaACGGATGCGTTAGTTGTGCATTagttcttttttaaaaaaaaataaaaattcataaccATTCCATTTGTAAAAGAATTggaaaaaatttgaaatctaAACAGGGAACTGAAAGTACGCTAACATGTGTTGTCTGGTTCGCAgatatattttacaaaaataaaaaataaattatcaattgttcGCCAACAAAGTGCAGTTTACGATCAAACTTTTTCAACATCCGCAAATTATGAACTTTAGTttttttctgtatttttttttgacaaaaaaaaacgaTCAAACTTTTTCAACATCCGCAAATTAATTTTGACATTAGAAATTACAGCCATAAcattagagcatctccactccatgttttatattttgtgctatttttagcacaaaaagtagcacaattttaaatatagcataaactattaaattttgctccattgcaaaatgctaaaTAAAATGctaaatctatatttttttatagttaattttattttaaattcaataatcaTAAATGTTCAaccaaaaattcaaatatatgaTCCCTAAAACCTACATAGATGATTAACTCTTCATTAATCAATAAAAACGAATTGtgctttttttttgtaaatcttGAATAATCAATTTGGCCAAAATTTAGCCAAAAAAGAGCAATCACGgtgaattctttttttttttatcaataataagcaatttatttcacaaattCTTAACAGTGGAGCTGAATTATGAtgcttcaaaagaaaaaatagagcGAGAGGTAAAAAAAGAACGTACATCACGAAACTTGTAAAAGAATAATggagaaaaaatagaaaaagtaattTTTCTAAACTTTAGAAAAATACACAAGTAAATAAATTCCACATGTGATTATAATTGTTAATggcaaatctataaataatatggatatatattagattttagcatatgctaaacttcctaacaaatttggcacaagttttagcatatgctaaatttagcacatgaaatagCACAGCAATGGAGATgtgttttctattttaaatgctaaattatagcattgtgaGGTTATTTAGCACAtgagtggagatgctcttagaTTCAACCACCACTTGACAAACACTTCATAAAAAAAGGAAAGTCAAATAT is a window of Mercurialis annua linkage group LG2, ddMerAnnu1.2, whole genome shotgun sequence DNA encoding:
- the LOC126669005 gene encoding disease resistance-like protein DSC1 isoform X1 encodes the protein MAMASTSSAKTSYDVFLSFRGAETRHNFTSHLHQKLVDKNIQTFIDNTLDRGEQIESSLMQVIEESRISVVVFSKGYASSPWCLDELVKIIECRELMGRTVLPIFYNVDPSDVQYQTGLFGDGFEELEAEHSHSMAKWRNALTEAATLSGWDSNNHRPDSKLVEVVVKDIVNKISPTSYSICSDLVGIDSHIRHIIPLLCMESIDVRVLGLWGMGGIGKTTIAEALVSQISNQYDGCCFLSNVREESSKSGLIHLRKCLFSKILGDDILSIEMSRVLPTFVMNRLRKKKVIVVLDDVNDSEQLEVLAGNRNWFGPGSRVIVTSRDKQVLQNITDNIYEVKGLDDIDAQRLLTIKAFKAEQPPKVYTNLIERVVNYSKGVPLALKVLGSHLCTRSPREWESLLDKLKQSPDKEIQKIQKILEVSYDELENEVKNIFLDIACFFKGSSRCWVENILNGCGFSSSWGIMCLIDKCLLTVGSYDTLEMHDLIQEMGRHIAQREGSRLVDCKVICHMLANTKGKESVQGICLDMSKVDKICLHPKAFSQMPNLRLLKFYRRPYDLQREQKPVFMLESGQSEYLMCLPSMLSLIHWEEYPYKSLPSKFSMENLVELKLPKSNITHLWDGDKCPQNLKKLNLSHCQQLTSLPNLSSATRLNEINLFLCESLAQIDSSIKLLYNLTHLCLHGCKKLKTLPEIPPNIQRFDISKSGVVEWSPSIQFLDDLDYFDMYDCINITSLPIKLSLSCVSDEDPSRLNLSGCQNLVKLPEIEGNVEKLDLSKTAIEELPSSIGYISPLLVSLIMVDCKSLETLPDSICELEYLQILKLRGCSKFSKLPLLYGLCSLEKLDLSGCSKLEELPPLQGLDSLEKLRLDGTSLVEIPSDIVSLLSLEILSLENCKRLQSLPKLPQQLRQLQVENCTSLGTIESSYHTVSTVLTYYHRFNYCNCVNLDDNSLSNILADAWLLLEELAIAFIDAKKHFGVSYEACIPGSEIPEWYSYQSQGSLITTVFPPFSFTTMFLGFAFSFVLEPQLNSASSNWISFRCDCHFENAKGEEHLYFSKCKDHHYAVPESEHVFLWYDLNCDSGKNKWLLENGFSVIEASFDFRVFSGTGINRKELKVKKCGLHVIYDADVQKEWNRSRVTNKKRCIRSNEEEPLPKRMKGKNAALVPSTSSYNSEHDLKANEDEDEFDSMDDEDEEDANELDLDLESEESYEDEDEVDEWNNELQSDELEYDSEFEESNEDEDECDEEEGDSD
- the LOC126669005 gene encoding disease resistance protein RPV1-like isoform X2, which gives rise to MAMASTSSAKTSYDVFLSFRGAETRHNFTSHLHQKLVDKNIQTFIDNTLDRGEQIESSLMQVIEESRISVVVFSKGYASSPWCLDELVKIIECRELMGRTVLPIFYNVDPSDVQYQTGLFGDGFEELEAEHSHSMAKWRNALTEAATLSGWDSNNHRPDSKLVEVVVKDIVNKISPTSYSICSDLVGIDSHIRHIIPLLCMESIDVRVLGLWGMGGIGKTTIAEALVSQISNQYDGCCFLSNVREESSKSGLIHLRKCLFSKILGDDILSIEMSRVLPTFVMNRLRKKKVIVVLDDVNDSEQLEVLAGNRNWFGPGSRVIVTSRDKQVLQNITDNIYEVKGLDDIDAQRLLTIKAFKAEQPPKVYTNLIERVVNYSKGVPLALKVLGSHLCTRSPREWESLLDKLKQSPDKEIQKIQKILEVSYDELENEVKNIFLDIACFFKGSSRCWVENILNGCGFSSSWGIMCLIDKCLLTVGSYDTLEMHDLIQEMGRHIAQREGSRLVDCKVICHMLANTKGKESVQGICLDMSKVDKICLHPKAFSQMPNLRLLKFYRRPYDLQREQKPVFMLESGQSEYLMCLPSMLSLIHWEEYPYKSLPSKFSMENLVELKLPKSNITHLWDGDKCPQNLKKLNLSHCQQLTSLPNLSSATRLNEINLFLCESLAQIDSSIKLLYNLTHLCLHGCKKLKTLPEIPPNIQRFDISKSGVVEWSPSIQFLDDLDYFDMYDCINITSLPIKLSLSCVSDEDPSRLNLSGCQNLVKLPEIEGNVEKLDLSKTAIEELPSSIGYISPLLVSLIMVDCKSLETLPDSICELEYLQILKLRGCSKFSKLPLLYGLCSLEKLDLSGCSKLEELPPLQGLDSLEKLRLDGTSLVEIPSDIVSLLSLEILSLENCKRLQSLPKLPQQLRQLQVENCTSLGTIESSYHTVSTVLTYYHRFNYCNCVNLDDNSLSNILADAWLLLEELAIAFIDAKKHFGVSYEACIPGSEIPEWYSYQSQGSLITTVFPPFSFTTMFLGFAFSFVLEPQLNSASSNWISFRCDCHFENAKGEEHLYFSKCKDHHYAVPESEHVFLWYDLNCDSGKNKWLLENGFSVIEASFDFRVFSGTGINRKELKVKKCGLHVIYDADVQKEWNRSRVTNKKRCIRSNEEEPLPKRMKGKNAALVPSTSSYNSEHDLKANEDEDEFDSMDDEDADELEYDSEFEESNEDEDECDEEEGDSD